AAGTTTTGTCACAGTGAGAGCATGTAAAGCGTTTGtggtcagtgtgacatgtcatatcagctttagagtcttcatcatcagagtcaggagagtgtgacgttgtgtcgtcactatctgatagtggagctaagaggttgtctgcttgtgatcctccacagtggtctccatcagcttctgttgtcatgtgttgagttgagctgctgcttggatgctccacctctctcttctcctcactttcatctttgtcttcatcatcttcactcttcacaatgacaccaatcactgggaactcctccagtccttcaagTTGCTCTCCCTTCTGATTGATAATGTGTTCCTCCTCTTTAACGTAGGGGgcctgtggctcctcctcttcctctttaacgtagggggcctgtggctcctccttttcctctttaatgtgggggagttgaggctcctcctcttcctctttaaagtGGGGAGGCTggtgctcctcctcttcctctttaatgtggaaGGTCTGAGTCGCCTCCTCTTCCCCTTTAacgtgggggggctgtggctcctcctgctccatcctGCAGTGCCACTCCTGTAGCTCAGGAGAAAGATCTTCTTCACtgatgtctgcaggacacaagaagacaaccaaatgcttaaaaaaaagtcagagtATCACATTATTGTCTCCAAATATGAATAATATCTTCTAGTAAACATAACAGCATGTACAATAAAGCATGTTATTAAAGCACCTATAGAGTTCACTTCAAAAAATTAAAGCAATACATTGTCCACATGAGGagtcaacaaagaaaattaaccTTTAAGGAGACAGCCCTTTCAAGAATAATGTTTATGATCAAATTTAATGTAAGTAAACATGCGAGAATGCTAATTAAACAAAGATGCTCTGTGTAACACAAGTTGATGCTTCTAGAAAACAGCGCCCGGTTGTTGACATCTCTTTTTCTTCTCTGTTCTCTTGCAATGTTTTATAATGAAAACGCCTGGGGGCAATGTTTTCCTGAgatgtgagcaaccacaactctcgttGACTATCTAGCTATTCACgtgtagaagtagtagtagtagtggtagtagtagtagtagtagtagtagtagtagtagtagtagtaaacaaTAGCGACTGAAGCCACAGACAGTTGATTTTCATAACAGTGCATAATATGTGCTACAATTCACTGTCGGCAACTGTAACAGCGTCATAACttcaacaaaaaagtaaaaaataaaatcgtaATTCATTAGATTATCCGTTACTAAAAAACAATGTCTAGTGTTACATTACAGGTGAACTCACCTGCTCTGTGTAACACAAATTGAggcttcttgaaaacagcgtccagttAACATGGTCGCTCGTTCTCTcttttgttggaaaaagtttttCCTCGTCCTATGCTGTCGTTCTTTCcaacactacaaaaatatttttgttcaaCGGTCGAAGTTAGTTGTTGAttcaccaacgctctcagcatttgtactttacacattttcacacaatcacaacactttACACTCACACTTGATCTCTGCATAGTGATGTGTCGATCACTTCCCGGtgtctttgttagcagctaACAAGCTAATCTAGCCCTCGAAGCTTAAAAATAACGCCGAGAAGAGTTTGTCTTAACAGTAATGAACACTCGTTACACAAAACAATTAGAGACAAGAGAACAAGCCGTCCTTTCTCTGGTCTGAAAAAAGAACTGTTTAAGTATATTACCTCTGGACCAAATAAACCTCATTGGATGATCTCGTCGTCTTGCTAACTACAGTAGTAGTCCAAAATGCAGAGCAACGCATGCGCAGCAAGTGTCCCTAACTTCCGCGTCTCTGTATTAGCAGCTAGCGAGCTAAAAGCTGGCCCGGGAAGCGTAAAAGTGACACGGAGTAAAGTTTTGCAGTAATGAACGATGTCTCCTCGATTGTGTTTGGAGATCAAATGGGGCAACATTATCGTGGTCAAGCCAATTTCTGTAGCATTACGTATAACGGTACTTTAACAAAATGGCGAACTGCGCATGCGCATTATGACGTTGTTGGTCTTGGCGTCAGATTTACGTCAGAGTAAAATGTGCCTAAATGAGAACACCAGATGAAACCAGTTTTAGGTTGTGTAAGCTacttacacatacacacacacacacacacacacacataaatgcaTTTGTTCACTGTCATTGTGGTCACATGGTACAATGTGTGCAGGTTACCCGCAAAGCtccacaataaaaaacaagttagTGACAAGGATGGCAGGACTTTATTCATTTGCAATACACGTCATAGTGCATTGCATGTTATGAGTTtacatatttaaaagaaaaaactatGCAAGGACTAGAAGCTTGTTTATAAATCACAACATATCATATAGCATAATACAAACACCCCCAGTTGCAAATCACCACAAGTATGTGTCGTTGAATGCATGCAACACAAACTTTACACAACAGGGTGAACACAGAATGTCGCCTCAGATCAATATAAAAATTACGCTAAACAGTGCCGCCGgtgtgtgttttcatatgaATGCTCAATGTTGAACGAGCACGAAAGTAGGCATGGCAAACCGAGCAGGGGaacggtttctctccagtgtgtgttcttttgtgcgctattaaatattcattttgaGAGAATCTTCTATTACAGACTGAGCAGGAATACGGTTTTTCTTCTGAGTGCGTTCGCGCGTGTCTCAACCAATTTGACCGATCCATGAACCTTTTACCACATACTGAGCAGGCAaaaggtttctccccagtgtgtgttctcatgtgtattttcaatgacgacttttgagaaaatgtttGACGGCAAACCGAGCAGGCAAAAGGTTTCTCGCCAGTGTGCACTCTTGTGTGTTCATTCAAATGTGACTTCTGAAAGAATCCTTTACCGCAAACTGAGCaggtgaaaggtttttctccagtgtgtgttcttgcGTGGCTCATCATATGTGATTTTATgaagaatcttttaccacaaactgggCACATaaatggtttctctcctgtgtgataCTTCGCATGTCTACTCAGATTCCTTTTGTCGCTAAAAGTTTTGTCAcagtgagagcatttaaagcgtgtgttgtcagtgtgacatgtcatatcaacTTTAgggtcttcatcatcagtgtcatgAGAGTGTGAcattgtgtcgtcactatctgatagtggagctaagaggttgtctgcttgtgatcctccacagtggtctccatcttcttctgttgtcatgtgttgagttgagctgctgcttggaggctccacttCTCTCTTCTCACTTTCACCTTCGTCTTCATCTTCTCTCtttacaggcacaataatcactggaaactcctccagtccttcaagaCGCTCTCtctcctgactgatgctgtggccctcctcttcctctttaatgtggcgATGCTTTGACTCCTTcgcttcctctttaatgtgggaggGCTGTGGCTCTTCCTGCTCCATCCTGGAGCTCCTCTCCTGCTGCTCAGGGGGAAGATCTTCTTCACTGACATC
The sequence above is a segment of the Dunckerocampus dactyliophorus isolate RoL2022-P2 chromosome 3, RoL_Ddac_1.1, whole genome shotgun sequence genome. Coding sequences within it:
- the LOC129178259 gene encoding zinc finger and SCAN domain-containing protein 2-like; the encoded protein is MCKVQMLRALVNQRLTAAVEEIFVVIEGTLAEYEEELSRTKEENERQRQLLDAVFKKPQVELHRADVSEEDLPPEQQERSSRMEQEEPQPSHIKEEAKESKHRHIKEEEEGHSISQERERLEGLEEFPVIIVPVKREDEDEGESEKREVEPPSSSSTQHMTTEEDGDHCGGSQADNLLAPLSDSDDTMSHSHDTDDEDPKVDMTCHTDNTRFKCSHCDKTFSDKRNLSRHAKYHTGEKPFMCPVCGKRFFIKSHMMSHARTHTGEKPFTCSVCGKGFFQKSHLNEHTRVHTGEKPFACSVCRQTFSQKSSLKIHMRTHTGEKPFACSVCGKRFMDRSNWLRHARTHSEEKPYSCSVCNRRFSQNEYLIAHKRTHTGEKPFPCSVCHAYFRARSTLSIHMKTHTGGTV